The Alteromonas stellipolaris genome includes a region encoding these proteins:
- a CDS encoding ATP-binding cassette domain-containing protein has protein sequence MEFNISLVNRISANAVLPDSMQVVGITGPSGAGKSSLLRALAGFEPEATVSVNWFGEGAKSIATAKAGSATKTVNAIKAYNAKNALAPVRVGLVFQQPMLFPHVNVKGNLALAQRHAGSKALAVEHALAGCECEHLLHKSIDSLSGGEAQRVALARALVNGPDVLMLDESLSALDATLRSKILRFLVKTCGRLNIKLIMVSHDVQDLALFCDGLILVEDGAVDAAGSVAYVMAKIASQGSVENPCAILEGEIIPHSDDFPHPFTRLNVSGNILYAKATVQSDNERNTNNNTEQGLDSNPRQARGKIAVFASEVSIDTNTQVNVPSSSILNALPCEVVKIYYPETLQYNNPQANSQQLQTAIVMLSHDAQTLYARVSTLSIERLKLEPGLSVVARFKLQ, from the coding sequence TTGGAGTTCAATATCTCGTTAGTAAACCGCATTAGTGCGAACGCCGTGTTGCCAGACTCCATGCAGGTTGTGGGTATTACCGGGCCATCAGGTGCCGGCAAAAGCAGTTTGCTTCGTGCGCTAGCTGGGTTCGAGCCAGAAGCGACGGTAAGTGTTAATTGGTTTGGCGAAGGCGCTAAATCAATAGCTACCGCTAAAGCGGGTTCAGCTACAAAGACGGTAAACGCGATAAAAGCATATAACGCAAAAAACGCGCTTGCCCCCGTGCGAGTGGGCTTAGTATTCCAACAACCAATGCTATTTCCTCATGTAAACGTAAAAGGCAATTTAGCACTGGCACAGCGTCATGCAGGGAGCAAAGCGTTAGCGGTAGAGCATGCCCTCGCTGGGTGTGAGTGCGAACACCTGTTGCATAAATCAATAGATAGCCTTTCAGGTGGCGAAGCGCAGCGGGTGGCGTTAGCGCGAGCACTGGTTAATGGGCCAGATGTGCTAATGCTTGATGAGTCGTTAAGCGCATTAGATGCAACGTTACGCAGTAAAATCTTACGATTTTTAGTAAAAACCTGTGGGCGCTTAAATATAAAATTAATCATGGTGTCTCACGATGTTCAAGACTTAGCCCTATTTTGTGATGGGCTAATATTGGTTGAAGATGGGGCGGTAGACGCGGCGGGCTCAGTAGCTTACGTTATGGCGAAAATCGCCAGCCAAGGAAGCGTAGAAAACCCCTGTGCCATTTTAGAAGGTGAGATAATTCCACACTCGGATGATTTTCCTCATCCGTTTACTCGTTTAAACGTAAGCGGCAATATATTGTACGCTAAAGCGACCGTACAAAGTGATAACGAACGGAATACCAATAACAACACTGAACAAGGGCTAGACTCGAACCCGCGTCAAGCGCGAGGAAAAATAGCCGTTTTTGCCAGTGAAGTGAGTATCGATACCAATACACAAGTGAATGTGCCCTCTAGCAGTATTTTGAATGCGCTACCGTGCGAGGTGGTGAAAATTTATTATCCTGAAACACTGCAATATAACAATCCACAAGCTAACAGCCAGCAACTTCAAACCGCAATCGTGATGCTATCCCACGATGCACAAACGCTATATGCCAGAGTAAGTACTTTGTCGATTGAAAGGTTGAAACTTGAACCTGGTTTATCCGTGGTTGCCAGGTTCAAGCTTCAGTAG
- the modB gene encoding molybdate ABC transporter permease subunit, translated as MLESSAFAAVGLTLKLAFLTSLLLMLLVTPLAWKLATWQHKLKPVFMSVLALPLVLPPTVLGFYLLVAFSPQSPVGEGWQWLTGHQLAFSFEGLVIGSFIYSLPFALQPLYSGFTQLDKRYVEVAHSLGFGKIETFFRIILPLCKAPFIVAFGLSFAHTIGEFGVVLMIGGNIPGETQVLSIALYEHVEALEYGQAHALSFGLLLFSFLLLTLLYRFNGKGGQGWSSISR; from the coding sequence ATGCTAGAGAGTAGCGCTTTTGCCGCAGTAGGCTTAACCCTAAAATTGGCTTTTTTAACCAGTCTGCTTTTAATGTTATTGGTTACTCCTTTGGCATGGAAGTTAGCAACTTGGCAGCATAAATTAAAACCCGTGTTTATGTCGGTGCTTGCATTACCCTTGGTACTTCCGCCCACAGTGCTTGGGTTTTACCTGTTGGTGGCCTTTTCGCCGCAAAGCCCAGTAGGGGAAGGGTGGCAATGGCTCACCGGCCATCAACTTGCGTTTAGTTTTGAAGGCTTAGTGATAGGCTCCTTTATTTACTCGTTACCCTTTGCACTACAGCCGCTGTATAGCGGCTTTACTCAACTCGATAAACGGTATGTTGAAGTGGCGCATTCATTAGGTTTTGGCAAAATTGAGACGTTTTTTCGCATCATACTTCCCTTGTGCAAAGCGCCGTTTATAGTAGCTTTCGGCCTTAGTTTTGCCCATACCATAGGTGAATTTGGTGTAGTGCTAATGATTGGAGGCAATATTCCAGGTGAAACCCAAGTGCTTTCAATAGCGTTGTATGAGCATGTTGAAGCCTTAGAGTATGGTCAAGCACATGCACTTTCGTTTGGGCTACTGTTGTTTTCATTTTTGCTGCTTACGCTGCTGTATCGCTTTAATGGAAAGGGAGGGCAAGGTTGGAGTTCAATATCTCGTTAG
- the modA gene encoding molybdate ABC transporter substrate-binding protein, producing the protein MAVGAKILTCSRIIPACLSTRVGKPKVSAGTFLSVVFFTLSFACNAAVSNTYLDSDNNSANYGKAVPILSSPLQVAVAANFAKPLRNIANDYFKKSGQEVSVTVSSSGTLFAQLTHGAQFDVFLSADTARPNALVEAGRVNAEDVHVYAKGRLAFLSSNTTTSTPNFTAASLAGKKLAMANPKLAPYGHAAKQYLVNTNQWNIVSPHIVMGKNVLQTYQFFTTGNADYALVAYSLTLTDKQINEAGGRNTSARAAAALLIPDTLHQPILQSLAVTAAADRKAAASAFARYLLSLEVQENLPNWGYQPANDPLPISVDSRIRENKEVNNSGTRGLP; encoded by the coding sequence ATGGCGGTTGGCGCAAAGATACTTACTTGTTCAAGAATAATACCCGCGTGTTTAAGCACGCGAGTAGGTAAACCTAAAGTCAGCGCGGGTACGTTTCTGTCTGTTGTCTTTTTTACTCTGAGCTTTGCGTGCAATGCGGCAGTATCAAACACGTATCTTGATTCGGATAATAATTCCGCTAATTATGGCAAAGCAGTGCCCATCTTGTCTTCGCCATTACAGGTAGCAGTAGCCGCAAATTTTGCCAAGCCCTTACGTAATATCGCCAATGATTATTTTAAGAAAAGCGGGCAGGAAGTTAGTGTTACCGTTTCTTCCAGTGGCACCCTATTTGCGCAGCTTACTCATGGTGCACAGTTCGATGTATTCCTCTCTGCCGATACTGCTAGGCCAAATGCGTTGGTAGAGGCTGGGCGTGTTAACGCTGAAGATGTGCATGTTTATGCTAAAGGTAGACTGGCCTTTCTGTCATCGAATACCACTACTTCAACGCCTAATTTTACCGCTGCTTCCTTGGCTGGGAAAAAGCTGGCCATGGCAAACCCTAAACTTGCTCCTTATGGCCACGCAGCAAAACAGTATCTTGTTAATACCAATCAATGGAACATTGTTTCCCCGCATATTGTAATGGGGAAAAACGTACTTCAAACCTATCAGTTTTTTACTACAGGTAACGCCGACTATGCCTTGGTGGCATACTCACTTACATTGACGGATAAGCAAATTAATGAGGCTGGCGGGCGTAATACTAGTGCTCGTGCTGCCGCGGCATTACTCATTCCCGATACCCTGCATCAGCCCATATTACAAAGCCTTGCGGTTACCGCTGCCGCCGATAGAAAAGCCGCAGCGTCAGCATTTGCTCGTTATTTATTGTCACTAGAAGTACAGGAAAACTTACCCAATTGGGGTTATCAACCCGCTAATGATCCACTACCGATTAGCGTAGATTCGCGTATTAGGGAGAACAAGGAAGTAAACAACAGTGGCACTAGGGGCTTACCGTAA
- a CDS encoding molybdenum cofactor biosynthesis protein MoaE, with the protein MFALIGDADFDQQWLYNRLRQEASQKAKGNVGAIVTFTGLVRDNNVDGNILGIELEHYPGMTEQALTDLVQQAITRFSLTSAGAVHRVGRLYNDEQIVWVGTAAPHRAAAFEGANFLMDMLKQSVPLWKKEFTRDDSRWVEVKASDDKAALAWLREK; encoded by the coding sequence ATGTTCGCATTAATTGGCGACGCCGACTTCGATCAACAATGGTTATACAATCGCTTACGCCAAGAAGCTAGCCAAAAAGCGAAAGGCAATGTAGGCGCTATTGTTACTTTTACCGGCTTGGTACGAGACAACAATGTCGATGGCAATATCTTAGGCATTGAGCTTGAGCATTACCCTGGCATGACAGAGCAAGCCTTAACCGACTTAGTGCAACAAGCCATCACTCGATTTTCGCTAACCTCGGCAGGCGCGGTTCACCGTGTTGGCCGATTATATAACGACGAGCAAATAGTCTGGGTGGGCACTGCCGCACCCCATCGCGCCGCGGCCTTTGAAGGCGCCAACTTTTTAATGGATATGCTTAAGCAATCTGTCCCCTTGTGGAAAAAAGAATTTACCCGAGATGATTCTCGTTGGGTTGAGGTAAAAGCCTCAGACGACAAGGCCGCTTTGGCTTGGTTGCGAGAAAAATAG
- a CDS encoding MoaD/ThiS family protein, with product MNVTVKTFAQLREITQEGNFTLTLPDSTVTMGDVITLLKSRSEKWAQALGASADSENGSVLMARNQQLCDIQTHVQPGDELAFFPPVTGG from the coding sequence ATGAATGTAACCGTGAAAACCTTTGCGCAATTACGTGAAATTACCCAAGAAGGTAACTTCACTCTAACGCTGCCCGATAGTACCGTTACTATGGGTGACGTTATTACCTTGCTAAAAAGCCGAAGTGAAAAATGGGCGCAAGCTCTTGGTGCCAGTGCTGATAGCGAGAATGGCAGTGTATTAATGGCGCGAAACCAGCAACTGTGCGACATACAAACTCATGTGCAACCAGGTGACGAACTTGCCTTTTTCCCACCAGTAACAGGGGGATAA
- the moaC gene encoding cyclic pyranopterin monophosphate synthase MoaC: MATFSHLNAGGEANMVDVSDKAVTVREATAQGYLYASPEVISQISNATIAKGDVFAVARIAGIQGAKRCADLIPLCHPLALSKVDVNFAIEPENNRIKTTCFCKLSGKTGVEMEALTGVNVALLTLFDMCKAIDPGMRLEGIQVLDKKGGKTGHWQRIDEPASSHIKDKNPLGE; encoded by the coding sequence ATGGCCACATTTAGTCATTTAAACGCGGGCGGCGAAGCTAACATGGTGGATGTTAGTGATAAAGCGGTTACCGTCAGAGAAGCCACTGCTCAAGGCTATTTATATGCTAGCCCAGAGGTTATCAGCCAAATAAGCAATGCCACTATTGCTAAAGGCGATGTATTTGCCGTTGCGCGTATTGCAGGTATTCAGGGGGCAAAGCGATGCGCCGATCTTATTCCTTTGTGCCATCCTCTAGCGCTCTCGAAAGTCGATGTTAACTTTGCCATTGAGCCGGAAAATAACCGTATAAAAACCACTTGTTTTTGCAAGCTAAGTGGAAAGACGGGGGTGGAAATGGAAGCCCTTACCGGTGTAAATGTGGCTTTGCTTACCTTATTTGATATGTGTAAGGCTATCGATCCTGGTATGCGCTTAGAGGGCATTCAAGTGCTCGATAAAAAAGGCGGTAAAACGGGGCATTGGCAACGTATCGATGAACCAGCTAGTAGCCATATAAAAGACAAGAACCCATTAGGTGAGTAA
- the moaB gene encoding molybdenum cofactor biosynthesis protein B — translation MSVVSQPLNLAVLTISDTRTLENDKSGDYLTGALETAGHNLGDRALVKDDIYQQRAIVSAWIATPDIHGILITGGTGFTHRDSTPEAISVLFDKQVDGFGELFRQVSYEEIGTSTIQSRAIAGFSNNTVIFCLPGSTGACKTGWEKIIASQLDVDFKPCNFVKHLVS, via the coding sequence ATGTCTGTAGTTAGTCAGCCGCTAAATTTGGCGGTACTTACCATTTCTGACACCCGCACACTTGAAAACGATAAGTCAGGGGATTATTTAACTGGCGCATTAGAAACTGCGGGGCATAACTTAGGCGACAGAGCCTTAGTAAAAGATGATATCTATCAGCAACGCGCTATAGTGTCAGCGTGGATAGCAACCCCCGACATTCACGGTATATTAATTACCGGTGGCACCGGCTTTACTCATAGAGACTCAACGCCAGAAGCTATCAGTGTTTTATTCGATAAACAGGTTGATGGTTTCGGTGAATTGTTTCGCCAAGTAAGCTACGAAGAAATTGGTACTTCTACCATTCAGTCTCGCGCTATTGCAGGTTTTTCCAATAACACCGTCATCTTTTGTTTACCGGGTTCTACAGGTGCTTGTAAAACCGGTTGGGAAAAAATTATTGCCAGCCAGTTAGATGTCGACTTCAAACCCTGTAATTTCGTTAAACACTTGGTGTCGTAA
- a CDS encoding HesA/MoeB/ThiF family protein — MKTPLSTKQVMRYNRQIVLPQVDIDGQELLAASRVLLIGVGGLGNAAATSLCGSGVGKITLIDNDIVEHTNLPRQTLFDESQIGQSKVMAAKARLAQINSDCDIVGIEASLQPDNTPYTSIDRSGVDSEEVDASQTDSSGIEKAEINNHKLFSEHDIVLDCTDNTQSRDLINHLCYKHGVPLISGAAIRFEGQLFVAKPGESQCYACLRRLFSAPELSCTEAGIFSPIVNIVGTYQALLAMQVLMRVGSVPLNTLLTFDGLQHEWQQWTLPNTMQCDVCNK; from the coding sequence ATGAAAACCCCGCTATCTACTAAGCAGGTAATGCGATACAACCGCCAAATTGTGCTGCCTCAAGTTGATATAGATGGGCAGGAATTGTTGGCGGCGTCACGCGTTCTACTAATTGGAGTAGGTGGTTTAGGTAATGCGGCGGCTACAAGCTTATGTGGCAGTGGTGTGGGCAAAATCACACTCATAGACAACGATATTGTTGAACACACCAATCTTCCCCGCCAAACCTTGTTCGATGAAAGCCAAATTGGACAGTCTAAAGTAATGGCGGCTAAAGCTAGGCTGGCGCAAATAAATAGCGATTGTGACATTGTAGGTATTGAAGCGAGTTTGCAACCAGATAATACGCCATATACTTCTATAGACCGCTCTGGGGTAGACAGCGAAGAGGTAGATGCCTCTCAGACAGATTCTTCAGGAATAGAGAAAGCTGAAATAAATAACCACAAACTGTTTAGCGAGCACGACATTGTGCTGGATTGTACCGATAATACGCAAAGCCGCGACCTCATAAACCACTTATGTTATAAACACGGCGTACCTTTAATTTCCGGTGCGGCCATTCGCTTTGAAGGTCAATTATTTGTAGCCAAACCTGGCGAGAGCCAATGCTATGCCTGTTTACGCAGGTTATTTAGCGCTCCTGAATTAAGCTGTACAGAAGCAGGCATTTTTTCGCCCATCGTGAATATTGTAGGCACTTACCAAGCCCTGCTTGCCATGCAAGTACTAATGAGAGTTGGTTCAGTGCCGCTGAATACCTTGTTAACCTTCGACGGCTTACAACATGAGTGGCAACAATGGACCTTACCAAATACTATGCAGTGTGATGTTTGCAACAAATAG
- a CDS encoding succinylglutamate desuccinylase/aspartoacylase domain-containing protein, giving the protein MTTKVVKQHIVVAQNASGRNMNVPIYRMRGARPGPTVYIQSSIHGAEVQGNVVIYHLIQRLKDMDICGEIILVPNCNPVGTNIKAGEYTMGRFDPVNGTNWNRGYHFDKGSVEQFANTVTPEESVQGIKQRFRTFLSSAIDTKLATPWGLGLAQQLNLKLQQLAVNADFVLDLHNGPVSTRHIYVPEYAKPSASLFNIPHCIFIPNVFAGALDEATFCPWWTLQECIEANLQRSIEFNVEAFTLEMGSQEVINFTEGDVDALSILSYLNAKGALHNCDVKPDHMTRLGVMLKDYKTLFTDWGGMVEYMAKPGETIKAGEPLAKILNIDELDNDNGSRLLNAPCDLIPILHFPSASVLSGTQLYKVFTNYETLT; this is encoded by the coding sequence ATGACAACTAAGGTTGTTAAACAGCATATTGTCGTGGCGCAAAACGCCTCTGGCAGAAATATGAATGTACCTATTTACCGAATGCGTGGCGCAAGACCCGGCCCCACCGTATACATTCAAAGCTCGATACATGGCGCCGAGGTGCAAGGTAACGTAGTGATATACCACCTTATCCAACGCTTAAAAGACATGGATATTTGTGGTGAAATTATCTTGGTACCCAATTGCAACCCTGTGGGCACTAATATAAAAGCCGGTGAGTACACCATGGGCCGCTTCGACCCTGTAAACGGCACTAATTGGAACCGAGGCTATCATTTCGATAAAGGCAGTGTAGAGCAATTTGCTAATACCGTTACTCCAGAAGAGTCGGTACAAGGCATAAAGCAACGTTTCAGAACGTTTTTATCAAGCGCCATTGATACTAAACTTGCCACACCTTGGGGTTTAGGCTTAGCGCAGCAACTTAACTTAAAATTACAGCAATTAGCGGTGAACGCTGATTTTGTACTGGATTTACATAACGGCCCTGTTTCCACACGCCATATTTATGTGCCTGAGTATGCTAAGCCCAGCGCTAGCCTATTCAATATTCCCCACTGCATTTTTATTCCCAACGTTTTCGCTGGCGCATTAGACGAAGCGACTTTTTGCCCATGGTGGACGCTACAAGAATGTATTGAAGCAAACCTGCAGCGAAGTATTGAATTTAACGTTGAAGCTTTTACGCTTGAAATGGGTAGCCAAGAGGTGATTAATTTCACCGAAGGCGATGTGGATGCGCTAAGTATACTCAGTTACTTAAACGCAAAAGGCGCACTGCATAATTGTGATGTTAAGCCTGACCATATGACTCGGTTAGGGGTAATGCTGAAAGACTATAAAACCCTGTTTACTGACTGGGGCGGTATGGTGGAATACATGGCAAAACCAGGGGAAACTATTAAGGCGGGTGAGCCCCTAGCTAAAATTCTAAATATCGACGAGCTTGATAACGATAATGGCAGCCGTTTATTGAATGCCCCATGCGATTTAATACCTATTTTGCACTTTCCGTCGGCATCGGTACTAAGTGGCACACAGCTGTATAAAGTATTTACTAATTACGAAACGCTCACCTAG
- a CDS encoding alpha/beta fold hydrolase yields the protein MLFHTAGCANSEAKSLNYQVDDELVVLAHGLGRSDWAMWRFAQRLEHANYKVCRLDYATIGVSVASVLDETTSQIDACLQNAPKVHFVGHSLGGLVIRAYLQNHEEALEAVNVGEVVLIGTPNKGSELADYYSDSWLMNLGGGISRALVTGSRSLGNNLDAIDFNIGVIAGTKPLGLTNDRFKGPNDGLVSVESTKLEGMSDFITIEVGHAQMRYSEEVANQTIHFLQNGAFEH from the coding sequence ATGCTTTTTCATACTGCGGGTTGTGCTAACTCTGAAGCAAAGTCGCTTAACTACCAAGTGGATGATGAGCTTGTGGTGCTAGCCCATGGATTAGGGCGAAGCGATTGGGCGATGTGGCGTTTTGCCCAGCGCTTGGAACACGCAAACTATAAAGTATGCCGATTAGACTACGCTACCATCGGGGTTAGTGTGGCGTCGGTATTAGATGAAACAACCAGCCAAATCGATGCGTGCTTACAAAATGCCCCCAAGGTACATTTTGTAGGGCACTCCCTTGGTGGTTTAGTCATTAGGGCGTATCTGCAAAACCACGAAGAAGCGTTAGAAGCCGTGAACGTGGGTGAGGTAGTACTAATCGGTACGCCAAACAAAGGCAGTGAGCTGGCCGACTATTATAGTGATTCTTGGTTGATGAACCTAGGTGGGGGAATTAGTCGCGCGTTGGTAACAGGCAGTAGAAGCCTGGGCAATAACCTTGATGCGATAGATTTCAATATAGGCGTTATTGCTGGCACAAAGCCATTGGGTTTAACGAACGACAGGTTCAAGGGGCCAAATGACGGTTTGGTATCAGTAGAATCTACCAAGTTGGAAGGCATGAGTGATTTTATCACCATCGAGGTTGGCCATGCTCAAATGCGATATAGCGAAGAAGTGGCAAATCAAACTATACATTTTTTACAGAATGGCGCATTTGAGCACTAA
- a CDS encoding fibrobacter succinogenes major paralogous domain-containing protein, whose amino-acid sequence MKRLFLGVGISMLITMNSSANDSSKLADTQQAIQSSEQSSDQGSIQDVEGNVYRTVNIGNRVWLAENLRSTKFQDGTALNTGFIPDDNDKNLSGYGRLYDWNDVSDSRNICPEGWRVASDEDWKALESAIGIAESDLDKEGWRGESDIAITLKAAQPNTLFKRFDQSQVNKHKFSATPAGVKLGNWYITQGMYTEFWTSSNATEKEAFARTLAYSWWNSHKGEIRRAKLKKSYMFSVRCVKI is encoded by the coding sequence ATGAAAAGATTATTTTTGGGTGTGGGTATCAGTATGTTAATTACAATGAATTCATCGGCTAACGATAGTAGTAAGTTAGCCGATACTCAGCAAGCTATTCAAAGCTCGGAACAAAGTTCTGATCAAGGCTCAATACAAGATGTTGAGGGCAACGTTTATCGTACAGTTAACATTGGCAATAGAGTATGGTTGGCTGAAAATTTAAGGTCGACCAAATTTCAGGATGGCACTGCGTTAAATACGGGCTTCATTCCTGATGATAACGACAAAAACCTTTCAGGCTATGGCAGGCTTTATGATTGGAATGATGTTTCTGACTCCCGAAATATTTGCCCTGAGGGGTGGCGAGTTGCATCAGATGAAGACTGGAAAGCGTTGGAGTCTGCTATTGGTATTGCCGAATCTGATCTGGATAAAGAAGGGTGGAGAGGCGAAAGCGACATTGCTATTACACTTAAAGCTGCACAACCAAATACATTGTTTAAGCGTTTTGACCAGTCCCAAGTAAATAAGCATAAATTTTCTGCCACGCCAGCGGGTGTGAAGTTGGGTAATTGGTATATTACCCAAGGCATGTATACTGAGTTTTGGACAAGCAGCAATGCCACTGAAAAAGAGGCTTTTGCTAGAACACTGGCATATTCGTGGTGGAACTCTCATAAAGGAGAAATTCGCCGCGCCAAACTCAAAAAGAGTTATATGTTCTCGGTTAGGTGCGTAAAAATTTAG
- a CDS encoding SDR family oxidoreductase: protein MAINNQFGPKGWTPERLGSLTGKTFLITGANTGAGFQATRILLSKGANVVMLNRNPSKSEAAMAQLKSEFGDEAKVSFIQLDLAELASVRRASKEILEKVPKIDALVCNGAIAQIATQQLTVDGFESQLGVNHYGHFLLCGLLFERIEASEGRIVVVSSEGHKMGLKAIQFDDMNWDKNYHPNKVYSQSKLAQMMFAYELQDKIKAAGKNVKVYVCHPGASNTSLIRESASFMTRISWAFMVKIGLAQTAEKGAYPEVMCATEENLKERAYYGPTGIMNFGGPVGEGKLESFVLQKDALTRLWALSEKETAIDWPL from the coding sequence ATGGCGATTAACAACCAATTTGGCCCTAAAGGCTGGACTCCCGAGCGTTTAGGTTCTCTTACGGGGAAAACGTTTCTCATCACTGGCGCAAATACCGGTGCAGGGTTTCAGGCTACGCGAATCTTGCTATCGAAAGGGGCTAATGTGGTAATGCTAAACCGAAACCCTAGCAAATCGGAAGCTGCAATGGCCCAGCTAAAAAGTGAATTTGGTGATGAAGCTAAAGTTAGTTTTATACAATTAGATTTAGCGGAGTTGGCGTCAGTAAGGCGCGCATCGAAAGAAATATTAGAAAAGGTGCCTAAAATCGATGCACTTGTGTGCAATGGCGCAATTGCTCAAATCGCCACGCAACAGCTTACTGTCGACGGGTTTGAAAGTCAGTTAGGGGTGAATCATTACGGTCACTTTTTATTATGTGGTTTGCTCTTTGAAAGAATTGAAGCGTCAGAAGGCAGAATTGTAGTGGTGTCTAGTGAAGGCCATAAAATGGGTTTAAAAGCCATTCAATTCGATGACATGAATTGGGACAAAAACTACCATCCAAATAAAGTGTATAGCCAAAGTAAGCTAGCTCAAATGATGTTTGCCTATGAACTGCAAGACAAAATCAAAGCGGCTGGGAAGAATGTGAAAGTATACGTTTGCCACCCTGGGGCTTCTAATACATCTCTTATCAGGGAAAGCGCGAGCTTTATGACACGGATCTCCTGGGCATTTATGGTTAAAATCGGCTTAGCGCAAACCGCTGAAAAAGGCGCTTATCCAGAGGTAATGTGTGCAACCGAAGAAAACTTAAAAGAGCGTGCTTATTATGGGCCAACCGGCATCATGAATTTTGGTGGCCCGGTAGGAGAGGGTAAGCTTGAATCATTTGTTTTGCAAAAAGACGCGTTAACTCGATTGTGGGCGCTTTCTGAAAAAGAAACCGCTATTGATTGGCCGCTTTAA
- a CDS encoding nuclear transport factor 2 family protein — protein MFKNKFILVIFALSLSCLAHANPKRTGLEKEVLASFQSLVEASKRLDTKSYFQHFDADKFIGLNSDGTNWNSIDELTPVINVGFSSIQKVNYLEFLNVKVSVIDDYTAILVNEFSQSVLLKNGTTYTFSGGGTQVWSKHSGQWKLVSVSASNKPSASTP, from the coding sequence TTGTTTAAAAATAAATTTATCTTGGTGATTTTTGCTCTATCACTATCATGTTTGGCTCATGCAAACCCAAAGCGCACCGGCTTAGAGAAAGAAGTGTTGGCTTCATTTCAAAGTCTTGTAGAAGCATCAAAGAGGCTGGATACAAAATCTTATTTTCAACATTTTGATGCAGACAAGTTTATCGGTTTGAATAGCGACGGTACAAACTGGAACTCTATCGATGAGCTGACACCAGTTATAAATGTTGGCTTTAGCTCAATACAAAAAGTTAATTATCTAGAGTTCCTAAACGTCAAGGTGTCAGTCATTGATGATTACACCGCTATTTTAGTCAACGAGTTTTCACAATCTGTATTGCTTAAAAATGGTACTACCTATACTTTTTCAGGTGGTGGTACACAAGTCTGGTCTAAACACAGCGGGCAATGGAAATTAGTTAGTGTGTCAGCAAGTAATAAACCTTCAGCCAGCACTCCGTAA
- a CDS encoding putative quinol monooxygenase: MPHMSAPVIEKLYVVEKEVSLKKIILSGYIDVPNDQIKLVKSALPKHIELTQQENGCLTFKVTQRTNEPNIFDVYEEFVDKEAFEKHQKRVSNSDWGIASKSALRHYVITEV, encoded by the coding sequence ATGCCCCACATGTCTGCGCCCGTTATTGAAAAGTTATACGTTGTTGAAAAGGAAGTCAGTTTGAAAAAAATCATATTATCAGGGTACATTGATGTACCGAATGACCAAATAAAGTTAGTCAAATCTGCGCTACCTAAACACATTGAGCTGACTCAACAAGAGAATGGGTGTTTAACATTTAAAGTCACTCAAAGAACAAATGAACCCAATATTTTTGACGTATACGAAGAGTTCGTTGACAAGGAAGCTTTCGAGAAACATCAAAAAAGAGTATCAAACTCCGATTGGGGAATAGCTTCAAAAAGTGCACTACGTCACTATGTCATTACAGAGGTTTAG